Proteins encoded in a region of the Anopheles aquasalis chromosome 2, idAnoAquaMG_Q_19, whole genome shotgun sequence genome:
- the LOC126581735 gene encoding alpha-tocopherol transfer protein-like, with protein sequence MTTLSHPFKDSPEPLEVPKQYAADVDALYEWIKDQPRFPAFSKNHAHLFLHACLWQLEDAKKALQKYAQIHANSPEIFDNRDIMSAGVQMTLNATHMVALPRTTPEGYRLLYYRLSDTDPSKMNFAEAVKSFCMFNDVQISVDGIMEGYIVVFDMKGVRLGHLARVQFGPLRVFMSYIQDAHPVRLKKIYIVHTASFINQVMALVKPLIRSELLGLLQFTTAGPEEIVGVDYLPKDFGGPFDEVATMHAEQKRRLETEYREWLLDSSALKEAPKQKQGAGSTANAIKPPVKAFRGLEID encoded by the exons ATGACCACTTTGTCACATCCTTTCAAAGACAGTCCGGAGCCGCTGGAAGTGCCCAAGCAGTATGCCGCCGACGTGGACGCACTGTACGAATG GATAAAGGACCAGCCACGGTTTCCGGCGTTCTCCAAGAACCATGCGCACCTGTTCCTGCACGCCTGCCTGTGGCAGTTGGAGGACGCCAAAAAGGCGCTCCAGAAGTACGCACAGATCCACGCCAACTCACCGGAAATATTCGATAACCGAGATATTATGAGTGCCGGCGTACAGATGACATTGAATGCCAC CCACATGGTGGCCTTGCCAAGGACCACTCCGGAGGGCTACCGGCTGCTGTACTACCGGCTATCCGATACGGATCCATCGAAGATGAACTTTGCCGAGGCCGTCAAGTCGTTCTGCATGTTCAACGATGTCCAGATCAGCGTGGACGGCATCATGGAGGGCTACATCGTCGTGTTCGACATGAAGGGCGTCCGGTTGGGGCATCTGGCACGTGTCCAGTTCGGACCGTTGCGCGTCTTCATGAGCTACATCCAGGATGCGCACCCGGTCCGGCTGAAGAAGATCTACATCGTGCACACGGCCTCGTTCATCAACCAGGTGATGGCACTGGTGAAACCACTGATCCGGTCCGAGTTGCTCGGTTTGCTGCAGTTCACAACGGCCGGTCCGGAGGAGATCGTAGGTGTTGACTATCTACCGAAG GACTTTGGTGGTCCGTTCGATGAGGTCGCTACGATGCACGCCGAACAGAAGCGTCGCCTGGAAACGGAGTACCGCGAATGGCTGCTAGATTCCAGCGCTCTGAAGGAAGCtccgaagcagaagcagggTGCTGGTAGCACCGCGAACGCCATCAAACCACCGGTGAAGGCTTTCCGGGGGCTGGAAATTGATTAG